From one Plasmodium malariae genome assembly, chromosome: 12 genomic stretch:
- the PmUG01_12060200 gene encoding conserved Plasmodium protein, unknown function, with product MDNSNFSNSSSVNMSYFLNNGNMNIDKNINNANMINNDGSGSNNCVPFVNNGQSQNNDSFSNINKNEASIDILVNQMESSFSISTNIIKNVSNLLESTKIEDKIKGIRLVYASLHYKYRNNTDYKKNLLNRGCVMLNTQEKNDGDQLDTEGNNGNNNNNTNEQHNNDNNNSNNNYNNFFPNNYHSDNIGFFSNKNDPRNGLNNNSNNNANNSSSNNSSSMLNKFSVNNQINLKVLNSMIFTNYKSISNVDEYFDLLDKCLTRENVIDINLSDIFEMKIINIIKALLYNYIFHNDEIIVEALTLLIIIFGCCGSNEKIKQDVVDELYTCAIYMLKNICQKSCEKVYTPLIVQLIIALFRTILIYDIAKLKNDLIDNKGIVEVLLKAVENIPNLNGVRVCYTLVVYGLKMFYVSTCQIYEKSFLRELEVITNYLSTCIKMNDERVLFLTSSTCITICENQIGIDVLLKTDILHNAVILCESSNPDLAFEALSIISKIAYAANHQQICILISCNVIKALKKILNNTRIKPGARARACNALGNIGCETASEVELLIKNDVFPLLVDIFQTDNDFNTKIEAAYAVCACLSKANQKQVGYIISCTATTNRLGQNICMQLIADMLELVSESDPMNNGSVKLCKSILRGLENILDKGDDETRDLSLWENPYVFMFKEVQGDIKLLQMQFFPEYYVVNKTYDILAKYFSLTSTWNNRK from the coding sequence ATGGATAATTCAAATTTTAGTAATTCGTCTTCTGTAAATATGTCGTACTTTTTAAACAATGGCAATATGAACATagacaaaaatattaataatgcaAATATGATTAACAATGATGGAAGTGGAAGTAATAACTGTGTACCCTTTGTAAATAACGGACAAAGCCAGAATAACGATAGTTttagtaatataaataaaaatgaagctTCCATTGACATATTAGTTAATCAGATGGAAAGTTCCTTTTCCATAAGTACAAACATAATAAAGAATGTAAGTAATTTGCTTGAGAGTACAAAAATAgaggataaaataaaaggtaTTCGATTAGTATATGCTTcattacattataaatataggaATAACACAGATTATAAAAAGAACTTGTTAAATAGAGGTTGTGTTATGTTAAATACACAAGAGAAAAATGATGGAGATCAATTAGATACCGAAGGaaataatggtaataataataataatacgaATGAACAgcataataatgataataataatagtaataataattacaataattttttcccaAATAATTACCATAGTGACAATATAGGATTTTTTTCAAACAAAAATGATCCTAGGAAtggattaaataataatagtaataacaatgctaataatagcagtagtaacaatagtagtagtatgttaaataaattttcagtAAATAATCAGATAAATTTAAAGGTATTAAATTCTAtgatttttacaaattataaaagtatatcTAATGTGGACGAATATTTTGATTTGTTAGATAAATGCTTAACAAGGGAAAATGTTATTGATATTAATTTAAGTGACATATttgaaatgaaaataataaacatcaTTAAAGCGTTACTGTACAATTACATATTCCATAATGATGAAATTATTGTAGAGGCATTgacattattaattataatttttggtTGCTGTGGTTCAAACGAAAAAATCAAACAGGATGTAGTAGATGAATTATACACATGTGCTATATacatgttaaaaaatatctgTCAAAAATCCTGTGAAAAAGTGTACACACCTTTAATTGTACAACTTATCATAGCATTATTTAGAACTATACTAATATACGATAtagcaaaattaaaaaatgatttgaTAGATAATAAAGGAATAGTAGAAGTGTTATTAAAAGCTGTAGAGAACATTCCTAATTTAAATGGAGTTCGTGTATGCTACACTTTGGTAGTATATggtttaaaaatgttttatgtTTCCACATGtcaaatatatgaaaaatcatttttaagAGAACTTGAGGTAattacaaattatttatctacttgtataaaaatgaatgacGAAcgagttttatttttaacaagtTCCACTTGTATAACTATTTGTGAAAATCAAATAGGAATTGATGTTTTACTCAAAACAGATATACTACATAATGCTGTAATATTATGCGAGTCGTCTAATCCTGATTTAGCCTTCGAAGCTTTATCAATTATATCGAAAATAGCCTATGCTGCTAATCATCAGCAAATTTGTATACTCATATCATGTAATGTTATAAAGGCTTTGAAAAAGATTTTGAATAATACCAGAATCAAACCAGGAGCTAGAGCAAGGGCATGTAATGCTTTAGGAAATATTGGTTGTGAAACTGCTTCAGAAGTAGagttgttaataaaaaatgatgtaTTTCCTTTATTAGTTGATATTTTTCAAACAGATAATGATTTTAATACCAAAATTGAAGCAGCTTATGCTGTTTGTGCATGTTTGTCAAAAGCTAACCAAAAACAGGTTGGTTATATTATTTCCTGTACGGCCACAACAAATAGATTAGGgcaaaatatatgtatgcaacTAATTGCAGACATGTTGGAATTAGTTAGTGAATCAGATCCAATGAATAATGGAAGTGTTAAATTGtgtaaaagtatattaaGAGGTCTGGAAAACATTTTAGATAAAGGGGATGATGAAACAAGGGATTTATCTCTTTGGGAAAATccttatgtatttatgtttaaaGAAGTTCAAGGAGACATTAAACTCTTACAAATGCAGTTTTTCCCAGAATATTATGTAGTTAACAAGACATACGATATTTTGGCGAAATATTTCTCTTTGACGTCAACATGGAACAACAGAAAATGA